A window from Enterocloster bolteae encodes these proteins:
- a CDS encoding amidohydrolase family protein, whose amino-acid sequence MNVIDIHAHIYERVAGITRGQPMASTDLGRVAIGNEEVQFLPPSFEQSRSTAEMLIAYMDWCGIEKAVLMPNPYYGYHNRYFADSVKRYPDRLRGVALVDIMKGQEAARELASIYDQGILFGFKVEVDSTFQCAPGTRLSDSGLSPVWDCCNQYHQPVFIHMFRTEDIEDAGFLASAYPNISFILCHMGADACFKKGMPESNYREVLDLVKNRSNVFIDTSTVPVYFGEEYPWPSSVEIIQACYRHVGPEKMMWASDYPGMLNHGTMQQLINLVEKHCSHIPESHRQMIMADNARRLFFDDQR is encoded by the coding sequence ATGAACGTAATTGATATTCACGCCCATATATATGAGCGGGTGGCGGGAATTACCAGGGGACAGCCCATGGCCTCCACGGATCTGGGGCGGGTCGCCATAGGAAATGAGGAAGTGCAGTTTCTTCCTCCGTCCTTTGAACAGAGCCGCAGCACAGCAGAAATGCTCATCGCCTATATGGACTGGTGCGGTATCGAAAAGGCGGTTCTTATGCCTAATCCCTATTACGGGTACCATAACCGGTACTTTGCGGACAGCGTAAAACGGTATCCGGACCGGTTACGGGGGGTGGCATTGGTTGACATAATGAAAGGACAGGAGGCGGCCAGAGAGCTGGCGTCCATCTACGACCAGGGAATCCTGTTTGGCTTTAAGGTGGAAGTGGACAGCACCTTCCAGTGTGCTCCCGGAACCCGCCTTTCGGATTCCGGGCTGTCTCCTGTGTGGGACTGCTGCAATCAATACCATCAGCCGGTATTCATCCACATGTTCCGCACAGAGGACATTGAGGACGCGGGCTTCCTGGCCTCAGCGTATCCCAATATCAGCTTCATTCTGTGCCATATGGGGGCGGATGCATGTTTTAAAAAAGGGATGCCTGAATCCAATTACAGGGAAGTGCTGGATTTGGTAAAGAACCGTTCCAATGTATTCATCGACACATCCACCGTACCGGTGTATTTTGGCGAGGAATATCCCTGGCCCTCCTCCGTGGAAATCATCCAGGCATGCTACCGCCATGTGGGACCGGAGAAGATGATGTGGGCGTCGGATTATCCGGGCATGCTGAACCATGGCACCATGCAACAGCTGATTAACCTGGTGGAAAAGCATTGCAGCCATATACCGGAGTCCCACCGGCAGATGATTATGGCGGATAACGCCAGACGGCTGTTTTTCGACGATCAGAGGTAA
- a CDS encoding cyclase family protein, translating into MYQILSYPIKKGQPTWPGNPAFSLEPHTSIAGGDTANTCTIHLFNHYGTHLDGPMHFYGKGIPLDQVPFGQFFFHNPLLLDIPKEPGAKLMPEDLIPHREDVKDADLLLIRTGFSKYRREKPDLYENNGPAVSSRLARYLQDNMSHLKALALDFVSLASYSDTKDGDLAHQIMLGMYHNRYICIIEDVNMEGLPSGFLKNAAAVPLIIEGIDSSPVTMWAEY; encoded by the coding sequence ATGTATCAGATTTTATCGTATCCTATAAAAAAAGGGCAGCCCACCTGGCCCGGCAACCCTGCATTCAGTCTGGAACCCCACACCTCCATTGCCGGAGGCGACACAGCCAACACCTGCACCATCCATCTTTTTAACCATTACGGAACCCACCTGGATGGACCCATGCATTTTTACGGAAAGGGCATTCCCCTGGACCAGGTTCCCTTTGGGCAATTTTTCTTTCATAATCCCCTGCTCCTGGATATTCCAAAGGAACCTGGCGCAAAGCTCATGCCCGAGGATCTGATTCCCCACCGTGAGGACGTAAAAGACGCTGATCTGCTTTTAATCCGCACCGGTTTCTCCAAATACCGCAGAGAAAAACCGGATCTCTATGAAAACAATGGTCCCGCTGTCAGCAGCCGGCTGGCCCGGTACCTTCAGGATAATATGAGCCATTTAAAGGCCCTGGCCCTGGATTTTGTGTCCCTTGCCTCTTACAGCGACACAAAGGATGGGGATCTGGCCCACCAGATCATGCTTGGCATGTACCACAACCGTTATATCTGCATCATCGAGGATGTTAATATGGAGGGACTTCCGTCCGGCTTTCTGAAAAACGCAGCCGCCGTTCCGCTGATAATAGAGGGCATTGACAGTTCCCCCGTCACCATGTGGGCGGAGTACTGA
- a CDS encoding ABC transporter substrate-binding protein encodes MPMSRFMLRFKTWFKTWFKILFKTRFKLLFRKHWCLLIICSLCVILAITLYDTSNQAANWEPEPADSSSLHVGFSQIETDNPWRTAQINSFREALLPNGMDFIYHEPEDHSVQWQLEDIRSLIREGVDYLVIVPADLSALTPVLQDAKDAGIPVILIDQSAETIDQSYYVSLISADYLKEGQICAGLLADKFGDQPCRIVEIYGTESSPGAQARSKGFHQALMKYPNMEIIDVEYGNFDRVTAQKAMENALIKAANRGQTIDAVFAHSDEDGLGALQAIKVAGLPPGEIAIVSINGIQDVCKAIIAGEYLGTVESNPRWGFIAAFLIQQMERDCKPFPMVMIPYQIITAENAAEYALTAY; translated from the coding sequence ATGCCTATGTCACGGTTTATGCTGCGGTTTAAGACATGGTTCAAGACATGGTTTAAGATACTATTTAAGACACGATTCAAGCTGCTGTTTAGGAAACACTGGTGCCTTCTCATCATCTGCTCCCTGTGCGTCATCCTGGCCATTACCCTGTATGATACCTCCAACCAGGCCGCAAACTGGGAACCGGAACCGGCTGACAGCTCCAGCCTCCATGTGGGTTTTTCCCAGATAGAGACAGACAATCCATGGAGAACAGCCCAAATCAACAGTTTCCGCGAAGCCCTGCTTCCCAATGGGATGGACTTTATCTACCATGAACCGGAGGACCACTCTGTTCAGTGGCAGCTAGAAGATATACGCAGCCTGATTCGGGAGGGCGTGGACTATCTGGTCATTGTGCCCGCGGACCTGTCTGCCCTGACTCCGGTGCTCCAGGACGCCAAGGACGCGGGCATTCCCGTCATCCTCATTGACCAGTCGGCCGAGACCATTGACCAGAGCTACTATGTGTCTCTTATCTCCGCGGACTACCTGAAGGAAGGCCAGATTTGCGCCGGCCTGCTGGCGGATAAATTCGGGGATCAGCCCTGCAGGATCGTGGAAATCTACGGCACCGAGAGCTCACCCGGAGCCCAGGCACGCTCAAAAGGATTCCATCAGGCTCTTATGAAGTATCCCAACATGGAAATCATTGATGTGGAATACGGGAATTTTGACCGGGTAACAGCCCAAAAGGCAATGGAAAACGCGCTTATCAAGGCCGCCAACCGGGGACAGACCATAGACGCGGTCTTTGCCCACAGCGATGAAGACGGGCTGGGGGCCCTCCAGGCCATCAAGGTAGCAGGGCTGCCGCCGGGTGAAATCGCCATTGTGTCCATCAACGGCATCCAGGACGTGTGCAAGGCCATCATTGCCGGAGAATATCTGGGCACGGTGGAGAGCAACCCCCGCTGGGGATTTATCGCGGCTTTCCTGATACAGCAGATGGAACGGGACTGCAAGCCATTCCCCATGGTAATGATTCCTTATCAGATTATTACTGCTGAGAATGCGGCCGAGTATGCGCTCACCGCCTATTAA
- a CDS encoding cache domain-containing sensor histidine kinase, translating into MKNFFRQLSFRRKLLISFVTLSCIPVLLVGIAAYHLYTNFIINMTEKSSIETIDLVCDDIDSLLNDAWNLCDMLTGDIKMQKYLRMDFDSVRDQYSNDLAGSMELASISTYRKDIFGVYVFGQNGGRYKSNYYSFKSEDQRETTWYKAIAGSRETTWFPSHEGSFIVRSSISDNFITVGQPVMDKASGMVNGIVAADIKEDVITQKIKHSLSNGVICIIDQEGSILFRSNAGNDLHYPIDISPSLVSHILESTGTAVGKSMVVPDSGYLVVSRTLMNSNWRIAGIIDRGFLTQSSKDITHIVMLVLLIIAFSSLYVAMLISQSVYKPVQILYRMMEEVENGDFSVRYTYHSSDEFGRLGKNFNQMLERIQKLISQIYEEQKKLKNSELKALQAQIQPHFLYNSLDSVMWLLRMDKNRDAEKMLNELSTLFKISLSKGNEIITIEEELRHISSYLFITNMIYSKKFEYAIECDPVLYSYRTLKLLLQPLAENAIAHAIPMPGQKVFIQVRIYEDEDSLVLSVQDISRGIDQETLEKLQQQLGTAAHPDRRDSGYGLYNVNERIHILFGSSYGLTLTSEPDFGTEVTVKIPKLKGDDIFVPGNAL; encoded by the coding sequence ATGAAAAACTTCTTCCGACAGCTTTCATTCCGCAGGAAACTGCTGATTTCCTTTGTGACGCTATCCTGCATCCCTGTGCTCCTGGTGGGAATTGCCGCCTATCATCTCTATACCAATTTCATCATCAACATGACCGAGAAATCCTCCATCGAGACCATTGACCTTGTCTGCGATGACATTGACAGCCTGCTCAATGATGCCTGGAATCTCTGCGACATGCTGACCGGCGATATCAAGATGCAGAAATACCTGCGCATGGACTTTGACTCTGTCCGGGACCAGTATTCCAACGACCTGGCCGGCAGCATGGAGCTGGCCTCTATCTCCACCTACCGCAAGGATATCTTCGGAGTATATGTGTTCGGCCAGAACGGCGGCCGCTACAAATCCAACTACTACTCATTCAAATCAGAGGACCAGAGGGAGACTACATGGTATAAGGCCATTGCGGGCAGCAGGGAAACCACCTGGTTTCCTTCCCATGAGGGCAGCTTCATTGTCCGCAGCTCTATCAGCGATAACTTCATCACAGTGGGACAGCCGGTGATGGATAAGGCTTCGGGTATGGTCAACGGCATTGTGGCAGCCGACATCAAAGAGGATGTTATCACCCAGAAAATCAAGCACAGTCTCAGCAACGGGGTCATCTGCATCATTGATCAGGAGGGAAGCATCCTGTTCCGCTCCAACGCAGGCAACGATCTCCACTATCCCATCGACATTTCCCCCAGCCTGGTATCCCATATTCTGGAATCCACAGGCACTGCCGTGGGAAAATCCATGGTAGTGCCTGACAGCGGGTACCTGGTGGTAAGCCGTACCCTGATGAATTCCAACTGGAGGATTGCCGGCATCATAGACCGGGGCTTTCTGACCCAGAGCAGCAAGGACATCACCCATATTGTCATGCTGGTCCTGCTGATTATCGCATTCTCCTCCCTGTATGTGGCCATGCTTATATCCCAGTCCGTATACAAACCAGTACAGATTCTTTACCGCATGATGGAGGAGGTGGAAAATGGAGATTTCTCGGTCCGGTACACGTACCACTCCTCCGATGAGTTCGGACGGCTGGGCAAGAATTTCAACCAGATGCTGGAGCGGATCCAAAAGCTTATCAGCCAGATCTATGAGGAGCAGAAAAAGCTTAAGAACTCGGAGCTGAAGGCCCTCCAGGCCCAGATACAGCCCCATTTTCTGTATAATTCCCTGGATTCCGTCATGTGGCTTTTGAGAATGGACAAGAATCGGGACGCGGAGAAAATGCTCAATGAGCTGTCCACGCTGTTTAAGATTTCGCTCAGCAAGGGGAATGAAATCATCACCATCGAGGAGGAGCTGCGTCACATAAGCAGCTACCTGTTTATCACCAACATGATTTACAGCAAGAAATTTGAATACGCCATTGAATGCGACCCTGTGCTGTATTCCTACCGTACTCTTAAGCTGCTGTTGCAGCCCCTGGCTGAAAATGCCATTGCGCACGCAATACCCATGCCTGGGCAGAAGGTCTTTATACAGGTGCGCATTTACGAGGATGAGGACAGCCTTGTACTGTCCGTGCAGGACATCAGCCGGGGAATCGACCAGGAAACCCTTGAAAAACTGCAGCAGCAGCTAGGAACAGCCGCCCACCCGGACCGCAGGGATTCCGGGTATGGGCTCTACAATGTCAATGAGCGCATCCATATCCTCTTTGGAAGCAGCTACGGTCTGACCCTCACGTCAGAGCCGGATTTTGGCACCGAAGTAACCGTAAAGATTCCCAAACTGAAAGGAGATGATATTTTTGTTCCAGGCAATGCTTTGTGA